The stretch of DNA CAGATATGGAGATTCTGGACGGAGATGATGGGCGACTGAGGTCTGTCACGGGAGAACCGGCCGTACGTGACATTGTGCAGTTTGTGCCCTTCAGAAAGTTCTTAAACGTGAGTGAAAAACCAGTCTGAGGAGTTTAGTAGACAGCTAATTTGGGCTTGCTCTTGCTTTGGCTTTTTCCTTTTGGGGGCTCTTGCAGCTCTAGGTGCTTTCTAAGATCTGATCTTGGTTTATGATTGCCGTATAAATTCGGTTTTGGTGTTAACTGTGTTCAGTATGCATCTGTTCGTAAAGGGTGTACGTTTATGTGGACTCTTACGTAGTTATCTCCCTTGGTGTGAATGAGCCTTAATGAACAtgcaaaacttttttcttttttgttcccAACCCTTTTCATAATTGTTTATGCCAGTAGACACTGAGCAAAGCCGAACACAacacaaatttatatttataatgttttagtcCCATATATCTACCACATGTTATGGCTTGGAGCATCTCACCTGTGCCTTTGTGTTCATTTCATTTCAGGCGCCCAGGGAAATGCTTGCCCAATGTGTACTGGCAGAATTACCACAACAAGTCACGTCCTACTTCAGATATATAAACCTGTCGCCTCCACACGAGCCAAAACAATCATAGGCATGGACATGTAGGGCTCTCTTCTTTATCTGCACCTGACCCCCTGTCATGCGCCTGTCTgaattatttattacatattaacGCTTGTTACAGCAGTCATATTCATCTGCTTTATTGAAAGCAGCCATTGCTAATGCAGGATTAGTAGTCATTGATGCTGTATTTGCCACAAACTGAGGGAAAGGAATGTTCAATGATGATCAAACTCAAAACAGCAGGTTTTCCTAAAGCTTGATGATTTTATGCTGCATTCATGTCATATCTGAATTACGAAACTGAAGTCCTTGGACTCTGAAAGTAGTCGTTTCTGTGGCAACTTTCATAATTGGAAAAACAAATCCATGtctatttatacaattttaaactATGTTTTGGTTTAATGGTTTATATAGGCTTATACTTGGAGTTATTGATTTGAATGAATCCCtaaccagtgttgttattgctTACTATAACAAGAAAGTAATTCTATTAAaaactgttcatttaaaaaatgaagctaaagaaaaataaaaaaaacaaccactGAATTTTGTAATGGCAACTAATTAAAATAAGTGCtagttactaaaactgaaataaaaataatttcaatttaagcaaaaaggaaaaataaatgagTGCATGAAGAAATactcaaattaaaactaaaactaaaagaataaatgctaattcaaaatgttaatataataaatacagtatgatataaatataatactaccgtatataaataataaaaatgctactGTGCCAAACCAtaactttgtttaaaaatgttcataacattatattatattacattatattgcaTATATTACATTGTATTGCATTCTATTGTTTTTCATCGTCTTGTCAAAATTTACAGCAGGGCATAAAGATGATAAGTGTGCATAACAGAAATACTAAaactcaaaatatgaataaatatgatataaatataatactactttaataataaaattgctACTGTCACAAACCATAACAGCctaaaaaatattatacatatttttgctgaataattgtatcattattaaatgaattatttaatgtaaatgatataaattatttaatctatattattatgaaattatattatctAAAAATTATTGGCAATATAAATGCCAAAAGTGTCATTTGATCAAGTACTCAAGTCCAAATAGTCATAATATTGTAATAGTTTAATATTGGCTAATCGATAGCTGATATAATATGACATGATCGCAGAGTATGGTTTATGTTGTCTGCACTTGTAACTAACACTATGATGCTTAACCCCTCTCACCATCTCTGACCTTGTACTGCTCGAAGTCAGAAATACGATGActaatgtttctctctctctctgtagtctCCTAAAGAAGAGCTCTCCAAGTGTGTTCTGGCCGAGGTTCCTGGTCAGGTCGTCAACTTCTTTAAAATGATGAAGCTCCCGCCTCCGACATCAAACACTCCAGTGGAAGCTCAAACCGGGCCGACACAGAACTGAACTCCACAGCTGGACATCATCAACCTGCTCATCTAACTTTAGGCCTTCTTAAAGAGACATACAGTGCCACTTGATACATTTGTGTTGGTTTAAATttcagttatttgtttgtttactttttaaaaatcatttaatatgtattcatgttttgttctgtttaatgTCAACCTTGTTAGTGTTGCAGGTGAGATGACCGAATACAGCAATGGTATgaaggcatttttttttaatctccagtGTCATTCCCACTTACTTACAAAATTGTTTACAGTCTGCATTATCTCAATAATATTTTTGTGTCATTATCATTCTTATATTTGTATATGATTTTTGTTAACCATTGCCTGTCAAAGCCATTTCTTCATAAAATCTGTCTAGTGCACAATATCATATTGATCACATTAATGTGCCTGATCGTTTGCAGTTTCTATATAGAAAGTCATGCATGTATGTTTGATTTAAATCTATGGATAGCATGTGACAGCTTTTTACCcgccatgttttaattttagcaaAATGCACTTACAGCTAAAGACACTGAGGAATGGTGCTCAGATCTCAATCTATAAAGATGCAAACCATTGATACTGACGTCTGGTTGAGTCAGTCCTGTTATGTGCCTGAATGCACTatgcattaatataataatagtaatatactcAGGTAATCAGCTTTTTGAATCAGTATTCAGTTTAAGATGCAAATTATGTTTAGTTTGCTTTACATTTGATCTGTAACAACACGTTGTGCTTAATTAGTGCTGAGAGGAGTATAATTAAATcatcttaaatgtaatttaaataaaactgtttttgtttcatcagatacagtatcataatGTAATGTGTCAGCTCAGCAGTTGCTGATATGTAGCATGCCTTGTTtcacatacagtaaataaaacaccaaaaaagTGGATtgtgatcatttttttttgtgcaatattattaaggtacaataaataaagatgacaatgAAACtagattattaaatattttatttcatgaaaaactatatctatctatctatctatctatctatctatctatctatctatctatctatctatctatctatctatctatctatctatcatagaTGGATGATGTAATGGATTGATGGATGTACTGTAATTGATAAATGTGTGAATGGATTAATGGATGTTTTAGGTAgttgggatggatggatggattttcaATTCTTTTTTTCTGCTGCTTGAGCCTGCAGGAAAGAGAAGTGTTACCGTTATTTCAGATCTCTCAACTATTTGTATGCAAACGTTTAATCCGTATTACATACGTGTGTTTGCACCCCTTGTCAGATCATCACACACACCCTGAGTTTCTCCAGTAATCCTCCTTTCCCGAAGCCTCCAAACGCACGTAACATTTTCGGAGTGGGTGGTTTTTGTCCGAACATTGCCAATCCCTTCTTCTTTTCTCCTTCATCTTTGACAGGAGCAGCTTTGCCTTTGGCCTTCATCAGTTTCCTGCGCAGAGAATGAATCGACCTTTATTGTAGCTACTGCATTTATCTATTAAATCTGTTCTTGAAGAAACGGTGCATGTTGTAGAACCGTGACCCTCTGACTCACCGTCCCTTCCTGGCCAGCACTTTCTGAGACTCAGGGTAATGGACCAGGATGTCATTGAGATCTTTCTTATCCAGTACGAAAAGGTTGGCGAATCCGTGAGCAGCAACATTTGCTGTTCTTCTGTTGCCTCCATCTTTTGCAGACTGTAAAAGActgaaaataaatactgttttgttttAGGAACCCTCTTATTTATTATTGCACTAAATTTcaatcagtattttttatttttttgttattcagcaatgatgcattcatTTGATGTGATGTGGCAGTAAATACATctataatgttatttaattaaattattcaattttataaaattactgttttgaatgtatttttgacccaataaatgcagcctcagttaGATTTTActtttagaaacataaaaaaaaaattacagaccaCACATTTTTACAAGTATCCTATATAGATCATCTTTCAGGTACCTGATCTCTCCGAACACACAGCCTGCTTTCAGAGTCACAAACACAATCTTATTGTCCGGTCCACCGATGACCTGCACCTCTCCGGCtttaataatatacatttctCTCCCAATGTCACCCTGCATGAAGCGACGGAAGACATTTGCTCATGATAATTGTCTGAATAACTTTGTTTAATCAATGTAATATCAGATAAACATGGGCGATTATATTTGATGTCTCACCTTCTTACACACAAAGTCTCCTGGCAAGTACACAATGGATTTCAGACGCAGTAACATGTCCACAAGCATCTGGCTGTCACAGCCCtagaaaaatatgtttgaaatagcaAAATCTTGAAATGAAATCAATCCCTCTTTTTCCCCCCCTTTTTTCCCCACACTTTTTATCATTCTAACACGGATTTACTTCATAGAAGTGCACAAGAATAGATTAAATAGATGCCACCAGTAAGAGGCAGTGGAGTTTTTCCCCACTGTTTTTAGAATGTTGCTAAAATGCATTTTAGCCTTTAGCACTTCTCGTTCCATTGTActgaagtgttttttcttttcttttaataaagaattttctgttttgttttgttttagtgctGGACAtgttatttaggcttcaaaacatatcaaagttgtattaatttgtgaattttatcattataaaaatgtgtaagaatcataaacttttgaTGCGGACACCAAAATTGGATGTTTCATCTTTGACCCATATGCAACACTCCATAAAACGTCAATATTAGCTAATTTTtcactttatatatatttcactgaCATTATTAAGTTTTACCTTGAAGAGGTCAATCTTCTGGAAGGTGGTGAGGTTGATGTCCACAGCGATGGCTGTTCTCATCACCAGAGGCATCTTTTCTAATAACTCTGATTCATCTGTggaaaaacagatttattttgCATCCGTTTAGATTTATTGTAACTGTATAAACGATCATCCCAAAACTAGCTGTTTTATTCGAGCACTTTTATTAAGAATAACTCTTACCCAGCATGCCCTGGGAGTCCCAAGTGTAGTTGTACCAGGTGCGTACTCTGTTCTGCACCAGCTTTGGGATGGTGTAGGTGTTCATATACGCCACACAGGCATCCATAGAGGCGCGGAAGTAGGTCTGTCCTGCCGTAGCTGCTCCAATGACATCTCTCATCTGGGTTTAAACAGATTTTGATCAGTTGTGAAGTTATTATTCTGGGTCATGTGTTATAAGTATTAATGAACTTACCTGTCCAATCAAGCTAGAGAAGACGAAGACTCCTGTGAAGAAGTTGACCAGCTGGAAGACGATCTCAAAGAGCGTATGGGGCTCGGGGAGACCTCCGATAGTGATCAGCGTGCGAGTCGCAAAATAATAACAGCGGAGATACCTtgacaaagaaaaaggaaaatattttcagtataatatttatttatacattttttttttaatgtatttaaatgtattgatttttaaagggtatataatacaaatacaaaaaaatatttttagtataaTTTAATCATTAAGTATAAcactttaattcaattttaaattaagtatattttaatttattaatagctACTTTTTACGAAATATAGgaaataatggcaaaaaaaaagataaaaaaattcaTACGCATTTCCTTTTCCATCATATGTCCATTTTGTGCTGCCAAGCCCTTCGTATTCTGATGCTACATAGTAAAGGCAGGAGTTTAAATGGAGACAGAAGAGCAGATATCCAGTAGTGCGGCaaactctgaaaaaaaagaaaaagaaaagcccagcatgattattattattattggtcatACATACAGAATAGTAGATTATCATATAGAAATCACACATACCTCCAGATATACGCCTTAGCCATGACGCTTTCCAGACGATCGCTGAACTCAAAAAATGATTTATACTAAAAAGAAAGAAGGAATATGTACATTAAATAGAGCTCATTAAACAGTACACTAAATAGTAATGTACAAAACAGTAGTGTAGAACtactgttattgttaactaaaactattaaatcattttcattaattgaaataaagctaaaataagttAAAACAAATATTAGATGAAGAAAATTAATTAGAAATGTTGTCTTAATTGTCAAcgaactgaaataagtttaagttaagttttaaaattaataaaactaaaactgaaattaaattttaaatttaaagggatactcataccaaaatgaaaatgttaattaattaatcatataTAAAAggtatgaagcgacgagaatgtgcaaagaaaacaaaaataacgactttattcaacaattcgtctctccgcatcaccgtaatgctattttggagaatatcagctgacgaattgttgaatgaagtcattatttttgttttctttgcataaaaaaagtattctcgttgcttcataactttatggttgaaccactgatggcaaatggactattctgatgatgtctttcatatttttctggaccttgacactgtaatttactttgcagtctatgggacagtcacaagcctcccggttttcatccaaaatatcttaaattgtgtttcgaaGACATGGGGGTAAACAAAGTTTTGAATGACAtcgggtaagttattaatgacaaaattttcattttggggttgaatatccctttaaattaaagctattattaaagctaaaaatttaatgaaaaactaaaaaaaatcaattgaataaaatgaatttcagatatacataataataaaataacacttgttaaaaaaaaaatctgaattaaagAAAACAGATTGGGCTGGGTGAGTTACTGACCCGCATAAACCGGTTTATCCTAAAGATCGATGTAAACCCAAAGTGGAAACACAGCAAATCAAATGGTATGATGCTTATCAGGTCTGTCTGTTGAGAGAAAATgtcatcaaataaaataaatatatatatttttaaatatacgtttaattttattattataattatttttattaatcgtagcctatatataatttgtaCTCACCTGAAATCTGGCAGATTCCCTGTACCTCCGTTTTGCCATTATTCTGTCTTTCTGAGGAAACAAATGTGTAGGTTTTTGAGTGGACGTCCTATTTACACAATTCCAAAAGTGTCTATACCAAGATCCACTTACTATGATGTCTCCTGCTTTCACAAACTGCAAGCGCGGCTGAAACATGGTGATATCTATGATATTCACAAGGTCTGCCAGGATGTCAAAAAAGATCCAGAAGGGGATGGTCACAGGCGTGTGGTACGGGAAACACAAACGTGCTGTGGCCAGCCAAACATTGTAGTTATAAGCGATTGTCACGACACTCAGCCATTTAATATACCGCCAATCTAGAAGGAAGAACAAACATGTGAAGGTCAGTGTTTTGTACTTCAAGAGGCATCTTCAGTTTCATAGTGTCATACCTGTGAAAGGGTCAATGGTTGTCCCCAAATATGCGTCCATCATGTCTTCGAAAGGTTTGAGAAGTGTGTCTATGCACGTGCATTTGATTTTTGGGCAGATGGCTTAAGCCGCCTCCTTCTCGGCTTTCAgcttttcctctttctcttctttctcttctttctcctctttttctttcttcgCCACTGCTTTCTAAGCATCCTCCTCTTTTTTCTTCTGCTCGGCATCTTCTCGTTTTATTCTCTCCGCTTCCTGCTTTCTGATCCAGTCTTCCTTTCGGTAAACTGGTGCTGGATATCAACAAGTAGACTAAAGTTTAGAAGAGTACAAACCTCTAACCTGGAAAATCCAAGTGGGAGctagtttttcatgttttttgctGGATAAAATTTGTCATTTATAAGCATTACATGGTCCAAGTTGGTGTAGATGGTTGATAAGATTAAAGGGTTAGctatcggactaaatctaaaatatcttaaactgtgttctgaagatgaacagaggtctcacgggtttggaacgacatgagggtgagtcattaatgacaatattttcatttttgggtgaactaaccctttaactatcaGCTGGATTTGATCTGGCAGACAGCAACAAACCAGCTATATTTTCCATATATAATAACCTTGTTCTTCCAGCAGGGTAAATAAGTCAAACTGTTCAAAAAAAATCCTTGAGGAACACAAAATTTGAAACACCTGCTAGATTACAGTACTGATGTATTGTCTTGTACATCAAACAGCAGGATTCAGAGAGACTTTACTCACTGATTGGTGGGCTACGCTCTGGGGACGAGGAGTAGGGGTCTATGACTTTCTCCTTAAAAAGCTCGGTCCTCTCCCGTAGTTTCTTCACGATGTCTCGCAGCTGGTCGTCACAGTATCTTTTGATGACGATGGGTGGATTTGGTGTTGATGGTGCATCCTCACTACATGAAAAAGACACATAGGAAAGTGGGCAGAATAATTTGTGTGTGTTATAAATTACTTTGTTATGTGGTGTATTGTTaaaggataatgtacatccaaaCGGCTGTTATCGCAAAAATAATATCGCAGAACAAAGCGGAGGGGTCTTGTATCATCCGGAAGGGGGTTATTCTGATATAACAACCAGCTGGTTGTACATTATctcgcttattacatggctacttactTGCCACATAGGTGAATAATTAGACAAGAAATATTGAtatgagttgaaatatttgaatgaatttgAATGATGCGACTGACCAATCATAATCAATATTCCACAGAGCTGTGGAATAATAAGAATTATGAACTATGGACTGGATTAGTTATGTGAACATAGAGAATATTTAGCTTAAACTTTGCAGATCTTTCACCACTACTGCAAACAACAAATCTCACGGCCAAGACTTGATCTGATTTCAGAGGAAGTTCAGCAGCTGAACTGTACCTCATCTATTTATAATCATTGTAATCAATGCAACTCTGCCTTTGTGACAAATCCTGGCTGCACGACTGTTGAGTTAAGATAAGGACTGTCCTGAAACACTCACATGTGTTCCTCTTTTCCAGCTGGTGTTGTCTTGTTTACTGTTCATCAGCTAAAATGAGCCCATGTAGTGAATTTAGAACTCAATTTAGTCTGACAGCAGATGTTAGTATCATTGCATTCAGCACAAATAAGAATTGTGAATGGAAAATGATGACTGCCTAGCGTGGTTTGCTGAAATCAATATAGAGAGACACAAAGAAACT from Carassius carassius chromosome 35, fCarCar2.1, whole genome shotgun sequence encodes:
- the cngb3.1 gene encoding LOW QUALITY PROTEIN: cyclic nucleotide-gated cation channel beta-3 (The sequence of the model RefSeq protein was modified relative to this genomic sequence to represent the inferred CDS: substituted 2 bases at 2 genomic stop codons), which translates into the protein MLFRPKTEVAVAQIPGSPTPVPSPAPAPAPAPPTKEDKKEEKRGGKPTESAPAPEPPKPEGKPADPAVPGAAAVEGEDAPSTPNPPIVIKRYCDDQLRDIVKKLRERTELFKEKVIDPYSSSPERSPPITPVYRKEDWIRKQEAERIKREDAEQKKKEEDAXKAVAKKEKEEKEEKEEKEEKLKAEKEAAXAICPKIKCTCIDTLLKPFEDMMDAYLGTTIDPFTDWRYIKWLSVVTIAYNYNVWLATARLCFPYHTPVTIPFWIFFDILADLVNIIDITMFQPRLQFVKAGDIIKDRIMAKRRYRESARFQTDLISIIPFDLLCFHFGFTSIFRINRFMRYKSFFEFSDRLESVMAKAYIWRVCRTTGYLLFCLHLNSCLYYVASEYEGLGSTKWTYDGKGNAYLRCYYFATRTLITIGGLPEPHTLFEIVFQLVNFFTGVFVFSSLIGQMRDVIGAATAGQTYFRASMDACVAYMNTYTIPKLVQNRVRTWYNYTWDSQGMLDESELLEKMPLVMRTAIAVDINLTTFQKIDLFKGCDSQMLVDMLLRLKSIVYLPGDFVCKKGDIGREMYIIKAGEVQVIGGPDNKIVFVTLKAGCVFGEISLLQSAKDGGNRRTANVAAHGFANLFVLDKKDLNDILVHYPESQKVLARKGRKLMKAKGKAAPVKDEGEKKKGLAMFGQKPPTPKMLRAFGGFGKGGLLEKLRAQAAEKKN